The following are encoded together in the Tursiops truncatus isolate mTurTru1 chromosome 10, mTurTru1.mat.Y, whole genome shotgun sequence genome:
- the SRSF3 gene encoding serine/arginine-rich splicing factor 3, translating to MHRDSCPLDCKVYVGNLGNNGNKTELERAFGYYGPLRSVWVARNPPGFAFVEFEDPRDAADAVRELDGRTLCGCRVRVELSNGEKRSRNRGPPPSWGRRPRDDYRRRSPPPRRRSPRRRSFSRSRSRSLSRDRRRERSLSRERNHKPSRSFSRSRSRSRSNERK from the exons atGCATCGTGATTCCTGTCCGTTGGACTGTAAAGTTTATGTAGGTAATCTTGGAAACAATGGTAACAAGACTGAATTGGAACGAGCTTTTGGCTATTATGGACCACTCCGAAGTGTGTGGGTTGCTAGAAACCCTCCTGGCTTTGCTTTTGTTGAATTTGAAGATCCTCGAGATGCAGCCGATGCTGTCCGAGAGCTAGATGGGAG AACACTATGTGGCTGCCGAGTAAGAGTGGAACTGTCGAATGGTGAAAAGAGAAGTCGAAATCGTGGCCCACCTCCTTCTTGGGGTCGTCGCCCTCGAGATGATTATCGGAGGAGGAGTCCTCCACCGCGCCGCAG ATCTCCAAGACGGAGAAGCTTCTCCCGCAGCCGGAGCAG GTCCCTTTCTAGAgataggagaagagagagatcacTGTCCCGGGAGAGAAATCACAAGCCGTCCCGATCTTTCTCTAGGTCTCGTAG CCGATCTAggtcaaatgaaaggaaatag